CCCCATAGCAAacttttcgcgcgcatttcagcacaaaagaTCATTTTAAGACCGAATTTCAGTGATGCTTCgttataaccaaaattacttagtgttatttgtgcaaattttcgcgcgctccaCGTGTAATTGATTCAAGATTGTGGGTGgtgggcgccattatgtatccttggccccgggcgccacaacccctagctacgccactgggcctGTTCCATCTATCTTGCAGTAAAAATGACTCTTCATCTAGTACCGCTTTCCTTTCCTCTTTCCCATTTCTCTTTCACTTTTCTCTATCTTCTCTCGCAGCCTTCTCTTTCCATTTCCCGCCTTTACTCTTTCTCTTCCGACTCCCACGTCTTTCCCTCTTCCGACTCCCACGTCTTTCCCCTTATGCCCTTCTCCTGACTCTTCCTCTTTGCATCTTCTCCTATCTTGCCCTGTTTTTCTTTCTCATGCTCATTTAGGCCTATCTTTCCAGAGAAAAGAGCGCGAGAGGAAGTATAGGAGTGAGATAAATACAGGCCTAATGACTTTATAAATACGATGACAAAGAAGCATTATGAAAGCCGCCAGCACCCTCTCCAAAATTGTGCTCGATGCCATAAAGAATGATGATACAGGGGTCGGATTAGTATTTTAAAGCATAATGGGACACATCTGTAAACAGGCGCAGTACCCTAACCGGCCTACATttagaataagcccaatcgccattctaacttccggttttgagagcagttttgggacactttgacctctgacatatcgggaaaattgacgtaatattattaattttcttagtATTGTCGTaactttgatcattaaaaatacaaaataattaatttataaaatactaatattttttatatttgttttaaatattgtaaaacattctagattatattttgtacgtacaaaaacccaatatttctgaattttctgaaaggtcaaaggacaaagtgtcccaaaactgcaaaaactgtcctacaatgcattgcaaacttccaatgccgattgggcttattctctTCAATTCTCTTACCAGTTGGTCTGTATCCCTTCTTGGGTTTATAGCTTTCCTCTGGTTTATGTCCAACATGTTCGGGGAAATCTCTCATCATGATGGTCAAATAATCATAGCGCCCGTTGCCATTGCTATTACTAGGTGCCTTTTGTTCTTCCTTAGGCTTGAAGGCTTCACGAGGTTGCTGAGGTGGTTTGGGCGCGAAATCCGTTTGATGTGTCGTCTGGTCTTGAATGAATGGTTTTGTAGAGGTGTGAGATTTCTCCGTTGGACGCATTGACTTGGCTGGTTGCACGTTCTCATGTGGTTTGAAGTCATCCTGTGAGGGAAAATATGTGCAATAATATTTTGTAAAGCGGCAAGAAAGTTTTGATTTCCAAAATTATTTACTGGAATTTTAACTTCCGTCGGTACACAAGTTGTGCCCTCCCACCCGTTCCGAAattctggctacgccactgagggcaagacttctcacaagggacagctgccccttgcccccccccctccccggtcaTGCTATACTGGCCAAAGGGTAGAACCATATTCTTCCAGCGCGCTGCTGAGGAAACTTTTGTGGTTCTTAATATCTTGGTGAAAATTATTTTACTGGGCAGTGTACTGAGtttataatacacattatgttGACGATTTTCTAGAGTGAGGATTCTTGTGGAGGCATATTGTTGTGTACTTTTGTGGTTCTTTTAGAAGCCTATAAGGGTAATTCCTTTTGACGTCTTCCATTTCTCTATCTTTCTGTCCGTCTGTTTCTGAGGCTATATATTTTTGTCGGTGTGTCGGGATGTCTGTATGTTTGTCTTGTCTGTCTTGCTTTCCATACGTCTACTTCGTATTTCATCATACCAAGGTCCAACTTGGTCCCCCACAGAAGAGCATTTCTCCcgattaccgaataaggtgcaactctactagtcttattacaagactgcctaccctaaccctaaccctaaactccgtaaacgaggactagactcaagtctagcaagttgcacccaaTTCGGTAATTGTGCCTTTCTCCCATACTCATTGGTTGTTTGAAGAGTGTCGCCGCTAACTCGTCAGCGTTACATATATACTTACCTGCACTGTCGTTGTCCCTTTAAATTGGACTTGCAGTACATTAAGATTATTTTTAGGAATCTTGATTTCCGCTGTGCAGCCCTTCTGCTCCTCAGGAGTCCATTTCGTATAGGTAGCCTCGTATGCAGAGACAGTATTGAATGGCTTCCTAACAGACGGTTTATGGTTCTGCTCCTTGGGTTTACATGGTGGTCTGCGTGATGCTTCTTTGCACTTATAATCTATATCATAGGTTGTATCAGTCACCATCTTGGTTTTGCCTCGTTTATATTCACGTTTAGGAGCGTGGGACTTCGTTCGTGTTGAAGGCTGGTTTTAAGAAAGAAAATGGAAAAGAAAAAATAAGATATTTACATCAATTCAACCGTTAACCCAGAGGACATTCTTGGGCTATCTAGGAGTCATCCATGTGGGGTGCGTTCCGCCCTGATGGTTAAGATctttgacaattttcgtcaaattttgccCCCTTGAAAGTTGGTTTCCTAAATCCACCACCCGACTAAAGccatggctacgccactgtcgtGAGAGCATGATTAATAGCGTTTTTTTAGATtgaagggaaggggtatgaacgtttggacagaatTTATTGTGGGacgttagagcacatcagacatatcgaattgcattctgaatatacgaagaatgtccttttggttttttgaaattcgtaatgtaatacacattttatggcaaatcattaaaaattgatatttttgatatttaacagtacttgaagtaaattttataaatctgatgatttatacttaaagtgtatgtaggtgggatgaaaagccgacgatcaatcaaacaaaataggtcttttggggaaaaaatccatatctttaatataaaaggtcaaaattttcaattgatcgtcggcttttactcccagctacatacactttaagaatatatcattagatttataaaatttatttcgaggactgttatatatcaaaaatttgaaaaatatcaaattttaataatttgtcataaaatttgtattatatcgtaaatttcaaaaaattaaaattatttgatatcagaaagacattcttcgaattcagaatgcaattcgatacgtctgaggtgctctcatgtcccacaaaaatactgtcgaaacgccataaacgctcattctagatccatTAAGGAAGCCTATAATCTTTATCCTACCTTATGAGGTACAAACACGACCTGATTGGTAGTCCTCATAGTTGAACTGATGTTAACTCCGTGTACAGAATCCTTGTTATTTTTGCTTGGTGGTTTGATACTCTTTCGAGGCGCTTGCCATGGCCATGCCTTGTATGcctgaaaagataaaaaatatTATGGTTTATTTAACATAAGAGAGATCAAAAAAGCGAGAATCGGGGACAGAGCaggagggggggggcaatgtCGGCGCTACAGGGCGGGCAAGGGGCATCCGGTCCCCTCAAAATGTTTCTtacccccagtttgccccccacacttttgaggcaaaacgcAAAAACTCACGCAaagttccactttttgcggcaatttgccCCCCCCGACATTcacgttgcccccccccctgccccccgaaaaaattctggcgccgccactggggagagagagagaaagcgaGAGAGAACGACATGGAGAAACACAGAGACAGACAGGCAGGAGCTTAGGCAATAGGTATATATCTGAGCTTATCTGCCATGTCCCTCCGAAGGACGAGTTCTTTTTCATGGTTCACTCACCTGCTGATATTCTGATTGTAGCTCCCCCTTCTGAGCTTGCAGTTGTCTTGTGCGAATCCGCATCAAATTTTCACTTAAACGAGTCGTCTGTCGTCTGCAattattacaaaaacaagacacaGTTTTAACGAATCTCCAGATTTTCTGATCTGAAAATGTCGGTTATCTTGATTATGAAGTTGACGTTGACTCGGTTATCctgattaaattaaaaattgtgttCCTTTTTATGATGAGCCGAGGCATAGAAAACGAAGttattttcatgttaaaatgAAATTCCGAGATCCATCATGTGAATGACCTGATGGCACATAATGaaataccgtaaaggttcgcctaatggcgcacctgggctcctttgccttggggtaaatttcatgtacatatAGAGAGCTCCCTTCtctaaaatcccaacaagaattaaaagtaggcctacgtgTCCTAATTTGGTGGTGGGAATTTTATTGGAGGACACTATTAGTTTGCgcttaaaattccagttatgtcaagggagttcATAGCgttattaggcgaatctttacggtatactcTTGGCAGCTCAAGAGATAAGgttagtggcgtagatttctttttgacatggggggatggagTTTTAAAACAATCCTTGAAGTATAGTGGACCCAGCAACTTTTGGCGACAGATAATTTGCCATTCTGAAGCTAAAATAGCGAAATATGGTACAATAGAAATCGAAAGAACCACATCTTCCTGGCTTTCGCAGAACCCtttcatgtctaaaatggttcttttttCCTTTGCAGAACCTTTTTAGTTCTTCAAACAAACACATGAACGTGAACATGGTAAGAAActtacaaaaaatttaaaaatgagaaACTTAGATAAATTGAAACATTAAAATTATTGAGGCAGCCAAGGAAGTGTAAAGTGTTTCGGACAAAACAGAAAGACCAGGACAAAACAATTTCCACATACAGACAAATTAGCCTACAGGCCGAAGTTCCTTTAGCTACTAGTATATCATATGGCATAAGAACTAGGCAGTActagcgtagccagcgggtggGGTGGGTGCATGGAGTGGGGGCAGGGGCATGAGAGCACCCTGAcagaaaatgaaagcaaaaagtgcccctctgacaaacaaatgaaagagaaatcgggaaggcaaagtaAAAGAAAGGGGGAAGGAGCCCGTTTCATACCAAAATTCACCcagatcatgggcgaaaatagtctAAAAATACCAAACTTTTGTGCGCTTTTACGCGCTTGCATTGCCCCAATGATCCCCTTTTAATGAAGCTCGAagaatttacatgtacagtctctctaaaaaatccGTATATTTACCCCCCCAAGAAACCTGGCTATATCCCTggaactatataggcctatattgatattATAAAAATTCAAAGCCGCAACTTGAACCGTTTAGTCCCATTTACACCCTAACCAGAAAACAAGGGTTCTTTATAATAATGTTCAAGTACCCAAAAAGTTCTTCAAAAAACCAGAAATGGTCCCTTGAAGAACCTTTGAAGCAAAAAGGTTGCCCCTCTTTTTACATGAGCATGTgagtattaaaggagtatttcgtgatcctagcatcctctatttatgtcatttttcattagatatccgcgaaaaaaacctattcccaaaatttcagttgattccgattttgcgttcgcgagttatgcatgattatgtgtattacactgctccatagacaatgcgttgtaatttcgttctggtgcaccagaacgaaattcaaatttcacgatatctttgctaaacgaattaatctgcaagaaatattttgtacataaacattatgtagccagaggtttccagtgatgtaaaaatctcaactttttttgagaaaagtgaggctgtggatcacgaaatgcccttttaagtaggcctaattatctAGGCCTACTTGTAGATACCACCTTTTGCAATAGACTAACTCAACTTGTTTCCTCAGTAAGAACCCCGCAAACACAAAACGGTTTCGACatcataacattccaaaaacattcttgaaaactttctaaacagaatgttattttggggttgaaaaaatattttgcgaaaaatgtttgcccaaaatatgttttcatataaaacgtttaaaacgttatcatgacctttatttaaaaggtttttgtgtttgctgggaaagcaGTTAGGCCTATCTTTAATGTGTTTTTATTGCATGGTGATGATGGTCGCACCTTATTTTCAATTTACGGAATTGCCGAAAGGATACATGCAGGCTTTTCTTTCAAAATAGTACTTGAAGTTttatattacataataattaCAAGACAATTTACTTACCCAGTTTTTGTTATCGCCATTTTgctattttttactttttggtaAGTCCTCTATCTTCCTTCAAACCAATGCCATGTTTATCTAGGTGTGTGTGTGATGCGAtgcaaatgttattttttatacattttgttaGCGCGAGTTTGTCGTTACCAAGCTACTACGCGTTACCGCGTATTAAACGCGTTGGTGGATTCGCGTGTATGGTACGGCGTGTAACGCATGCGACACGCACATAATCGCGTCAGCAATCACGCACAGGTCCGCACTACTATGCGTAGTGCAAAAAGGACATTCACACGAAACATCCGGATTGCGGTCATACACTCTaaaaaataaaggttctaaatagaacctttttgtcctctcgggagaaccctccctcttgaacctctcaaaaaggttctttaattttggagaacccttaaagaTTCTCTAAAGAACCgtaaacggttctgtatcacatttttggggcccttttttggaaccatttttttaACTGACTGATGTGCCATGCCGGCCGACACAAAGAAAGCAGAAGTTACGTAACAAAATGAGAAAAGGTTATCTTGCAGTCCGTCTTCAATCATTTTAATCGGATTCAGTCTTTGACACTTTGAAAGTagttatttttgacaaaagttTTCTGGTTTTGGTTAATACCCCTTCAAAGTTCAAGGTAGCAGGAATTACTTTTCGATATTACTTTttgtattgtaggcctattatataacaGATAATGGCCATTtcataattgaaaatattttgtgagtaaatccaaagactggaaagtctacattgttaTCTCAGTTGCCAATACAGGTCATCATCATTGTAGCAACGACTCCAACAACAATCatgatgatgaattgatgatgatgatgatgatgatgatgatgacgatgatgacgatgacgacgatgatgatgatgatgatgatg
Above is a genomic segment from Amphiura filiformis chromosome 10, Afil_fr2py, whole genome shotgun sequence containing:
- the LOC140162102 gene encoding uncharacterized protein, translated to MRIRTRQLQAQKGELQSEYQQAYKAWPWQAPRKSIKPPSKNNKDSVHGVNISSTMRTTNQVVFVPHKPSTRTKSHAPKREYKRGKTKMVTDTTYDIDYKCKEASRRPPCKPKEQNHKPSVRKPFNTVSAYEATYTKWTPEEQKGCTAEIKIPKNNLNVLQVQFKGTTTVQDDFKPHENVQPAKSMRPTEKSHTSTKPFIQDQTTHQTDFAPKPPQQPREAFKPKEEQKAPSNSNGNGRYDYLTIMMRDFPEHVGHKPEESYKPKKGYRPTGTKLDDKTTQRMAFKAWPIPPRERQPWAERPAYKYQKGKLCLHTSYQDDFTDPCSIMPQAFEKCRAAPCRYENNLGAGESGPFDDRTEYKSKFVAWDGAKRAGSYKLVEEYSPPKTKFVGESIFHSHFKGEPAPPAKSCRPPQRPHSSSGKSMHFESTYRTNFRRPVSCPVGKVLSSEDVVGDEDKKAAVRPHSADK